The Bacteroidales bacterium nucleotide sequence AATGATTATAATTCGAGTACTGGCAATGTTTTTAGGCTTGAAACCGGAGATATAGATTTATCTTCCAGTATTGATCCGCGTATTTCTTTCAATTATTTTTATAGCTCAGGATCGGCAGTTTTAAGGGTATGGGCATCCAGTAACGGAGGTTCCACCTGGACTAATGTATCCGGATCAATTGCTGCCCCAGGTGCCGCCTGGACAAAGATGGCTTATAATATGGCAGTATATAATGTCAGCAATGCACGTATTGCACTAGAAGTTACTTCAGCTTACGGTAGTCATGATTTATGGGTGGATAATGTAATTATCGATGAAACACCTCTTCCACTTTCAGGAATTTATACAATTGACCCTGCAGGATCAGGAAGCACAAATTTTACCACATTTTCGGCTGCGATCAATGCATTAAATGAAGGCGGAATTTCTGGAGCAGTAACCTTTAATGTGGCAGCTGGTGCTGTATTCAATGAAAAACCTTCAGCAATCACTGCAACCGGGACAAGCACAAATACAATCACATTCCAGAAAAATGGAGTTGGTACCAATCCAAAACTTGCTCCAACAGGCTTGCTTTCATCTAGTCCTTATGATTTTGGTTTTTGTATCTCAGGAGGTGATTATATCACTTTCGATGGGATAGATGTGGATGCATCTGCTGCAACCAGCATAACCAATGCTATTGAGTATGGGTACCTTATTAGGAATGCATCTGCAACCAATGGTGCGCAGTACAATACTATTAAAAATTGCTCAATCACATTGAACAAGAATTACATTGCTACTACCGGTGGACCAGGCAGTTGCATACTTTCAACAGTTAATTCTACCGGAGGAGGTGTAGTCCCTACCAATGTTTCCGGTGCAAACAGTTATAATAAGTATTATAACCTTAATCTCCAGAATGCACAAAACGGGGTGTACCTAATGGGTAATACTTCCTATCCTGACCTTGCCTGTGAAATTGGGGTTGCCGGAACCGGTTGCCAGGCTTTAAGAAATAATATCACCAATATGGGTGGTATTTATACTTTTAATTCCGCTTATGGGATTTACACCTCAGGTTTATCAGGAGTGAAAATCTTCAACAATGATATTACGAATATCCGGAGTAACCAGTCTACTACTGCCGGTATACTTTGCTCTACTTATTTGGGGACAAGCGAGATTTATAATAATAAGGTAAGTGATATCTCGAACAGCGGCTCGACCACATCCACCTCCAGAGCCGCCGGTATTGAAGTACAAAACAGTTCCGGTACACCCACAATCAGGGTTTATAACAATTTTGTATCGGATATTAAGTCTCCTTTTACCGGTACTGCCACAGCAAATGTATATGCATATGGAATTTATGCCAATAATACCTCGACAGCCACTGTTGCAGAAATCGACAATAATAGTGTCCATCTTTTTACTACAGGCACGCCTACATATTCACTTGCCTGTTTTGCAATTTCCAATGCAAGCACAGCAGTACATAAGGTAAGAGGAAATGTTTTCGTGAATGCTGTCGGAGCTCAGGGCGCTACTGCCCGTCATACCTGCTGGTACTCAACAAGTGCAACTGCTATCGGTGGATCTGGTTCTGTATCCAACTACAATGATATGTTTATTAAGAATGATGCCGGCACCTCAGGATTTGTTGGAAGGGGTAATACAACATATTATAATACTGTTGCCAACTGGACTACTGCAACAACCCAGGATGTCAATACAGTCAGCATCGATCCGGCATACACTGGTAACACCAATCTGCATGCCTCTGCCGCAGGGATAAATGCTGTTGCGGGATTTACTCCCCAGGCATGGGTTACTACAGATATTGATTGCCAGGACCGCAGTACAATGTCTCCCGCTGATATGGGTGCAGATGCTTTCAACCTCAATACTCTTGACATGAGTGCCTTTGCTTTGGCGTCTCCACTGTCAACAGGATGTTATACCTCAAGTGAATCTGTAAGCATTACCATTAAAAATAATGGAACTGAAACAGTCGATTTTACTGTAAACCCAGTTACTGTTACTACTAACGTAACCGGAGCAGCTACTCAATCACTTTCGGCAGTTGTTAATACCGGTTCACTGGCAGCAGGTTTAACTCAGGATGTTGTGATGACAACAACGCTCGACATGACAAATGCCGGTACCTATACCTTCAATGCTTACACCACTGTTTCAGGTGATGGGAATACAGGCAATGATGCTATGTCACCGGCAACCCGCACTGTTATTGCCCCAGTGGCACTTCCTCACATACAGGATTTCGATGCTAGTACTAACCCTCCCGCTGGATGGAATACAACGGGTTGGACCATTGGCACAACACATGCTAACCCAGCCACAGGAAACGGGCTTTATAAAAATCTCTGGAGTAGTGCCCCAAGCGGACAGATTATCCTTCCAAAACTTGGCCCGGTATCATCCACTGATGTTTTTGCATTCGATTACAGGTTAATTGCATATACCAGTTATCCTGCTACTGCCTTGCCAAATTCACCAGCCTGGGGGTCTATTGTAGTTGAGATTTCCACCAATTGCGGTGCTTCATATTCCACCCTTGCAACCATTGACGCTACCAATCATGTTTCAACTGTAAATTGGGCAAATATGTCTTATCCGCTCAGCGCCTATGCCGGACAGAATATCCTGCTTCGCTTCAATGCGGCTTGGCTTGCAGGTGATTACTATCTTGATATTGATAATATCAAGGTATTGACACCTCCTACCATTGATATGGGTGCTACTACTCTATTAAATCCATCCGGCACTGGTTGTTATGGTTCTTCTGAAACTGTATCAGTTACAATCAAGAATTATAGCGGTTCACTCATTGATTTCAGTGTGAACCAGGTTGATATTACCTGCAATGTAACAGGTGCAGCTACACAATCTCTTTCAGCATCTCTTACAACTGGAACTCTTGCTGCCGGATCAACTATGAATGTAGATATGTCAACTACCCTGAATATGTCTTCAGCTGGAACTTATACATTCAATGCAAGCACAACTGTAGTTGGCGACGGTACACCAGGGAACAATGCTATGGCACCGGCAACAAGGACTGTAACTGCTGCTTTAGTGGCTCCTTATATTCAGGTTTTTGATGGAAGCACTTCTGCTCCTGCCGGTTGGACAACAACTGGTTGGTCTATTGGAGCAACGCACGCCAATCCTTCATCCGGATATGGACTTTATAAAAATTTATATAGTACCTATCCTACGGGTCAATTTAGTATGCCTAAAATTGAGGGTCTATCATCCAATTCTGCCCTGATTTTTGATTACCGAATCATCGATTATACCTCATATCCAACTACTGCAACAGCCAATTCACCAAGTTGGGGCTCGATAAATATTGAAGTATCCACTGATTGCGGGACTACTTTTGCAACATTTGCAACTATCGATCCAACGAATCATATTTCAACTATTTCCTGGGCTACCACGCTTTATCCGTTATCTGCCTATGCAGGACAAAGCATTATTATACGGTTCAACGCAACATGGGCAAGTGGCGACTATTATGTTGACTTTGATAATTTCAAAATTGATGAACTTCCATCATGTATCGCCCCAAACAGCCTGACGGTTTCAAATATAACTTCTGTTGGTGCTGATCTTGGATGGTCTAGCCCTGATTCATTCTTTGATATTTTTATTGAAGCGTCAGGGGCTCCTGCTCCAGGAGCAGAAACAACTCCAACCATTGATAATATTGAAGGAACTAGTTATACATGGTCTGACGGAGTTCCGTCAACCACTTATCAGTTCTATGTTCGTACCGACTGTGGTAAAGATAACACGGATGTGAGTACCTGGGCTGGTCCGTATACTTTTGCAACATTATGTGAGGTTTTTGAAGTTCCTTTTACGCAAAATTTTGACGGTGTTACTATTCCTGCAATTCCCACATGTTGGACAGTTCAGACGGGTACAGTAGCATGGAGAACAACTGATGAAAGAGGAACTAGTCAGCCGGCTGCGCATTCACCCTATAATTGCATGTCGACTTTTTATAACGGTACATACGCTAAGAATGACTGGTTCTTTACTCCAGGCATTATTATGACGGCCGGGGAAACTTATAAACTGTCTTTCTGGTATTTGACTGATGGAGGAACCTATGGTCCGGAAAAGATGGAGGTGAAATATGGCAATGTCCCTAATGCTGCAGGAATGACAGCCGGAGTTATCTGGAATAACACAAATATGATAAATGCTACCTACCAGCAAGCTGTTGCTTATTTTACACCTTCCACAACAGATGTATATTATCTTGGATGGCATGCATATTCGGCTGCGGACATTGATTTTATTGCTGTAGATGATATTGCAATAACTATGACACCATCCAGTACAACCTGGACCGGAACTCTTAGTTCAAATTGGGATGTTGACAACAACTGGAATAATGGAATACCTGGACCTAATACAGATGTGATTATTCCAGGTGGTTTAACCAACTATCCAACATTAACAGCAGCCGGATGGTGCCGAAATTTCACTATTCAGTCAAATGCATCCGGAACCGGTAGTATTCTTGGAAACAATTTCCTTACTATTTCAGGAACGACAACAATTGAAAGGTATCTGACCAAGTATGAAGCAGTGCCTGATTTCATGTTCCATTTCCTGTCTTCACCAGTATCTGGTCAGGCTATTGTACCTGAATTCAAAACTTTGAGCAGTACTAATACCGATTTCTATAAATGGGGCGAAAGTTCCAACTTATGGATCAATACTTTATCTGCACCTGGTACATGGAACACCTCTTTTGAAAACAATTTTGTTGTTGGAAACGGATATATGGTGGCTTACCCTGTTGATCTTACAAAACATTTCACAGGTGTTATGAACAACGGAGATGTTAGTCCTGCTTTATCACATACTCCTGCAGCAAGCGCAGGCTGGAATCTTATCGGAAATCCATATCCTTCTGCTATTGATTGGGATTTTGTAAGTGCAAGCCAGTATACTAGCCTTGACAATGCAGTTTATGTTTGGGACAACGCAAACCAAAACTACCTTACATGGGTTGGAAATGCCGGAAGCCTCGTGGAAGGTATCATTCCTTCGATGCAAGGTTTCTTTGTAAAAGCTAATGCAGCCAGTCCTGCCCTTACCCTTCAGAATGCAGATAGGGTGCATGGTGGTTCAGCTTTCTACAAGAATTCTGGTATTGTTGAGAACCTTCTCCATCTTAGAATCGATGGGAATGCACATCATGATGACGCTTTCATCAGGTTCAATGATGCTGCTACCGTTGGATTTGACAGTGAATGGGATGCTTATAAACTATCATCAGGAGTTTCAGTTCCCAAATTCTACTCTAATTCAAATGATACCAAATATTCAGTAAACACTATGCCAAATAGTAACCTGAATTCCCCGGTATCACTTAACCTTGAAGTAGGAGCTGATGCAGAATACACTGTTAGAATGATTGAGAACACCCTGTCTGCTGATATTTATGTCACACTCGAAGACATAAAAACCGGCACGATGCAAAGGTTAAATAACAATCCTTCTTATACATTCACTGCTGGAACAAATGACGATGCCGGACGATTCCGTTTGCATTTTAAAGATGCTACTTCCGTTGAAGAACCCGGAGTTTTAAATGGTGTTACAGTTTATGCATCCGATGGTATCATCAATGTATTAAATGAAAACCCACTTAGTGGCAAAGTTTTGGTTACTGATATGGCTGGTCGCACTATTACCACGGCAAACATGGTTGCAGGTTCGCCCACACGTATTGATTTCAGAAACCATACCGGGGTATACATCGTAAGTGTAATTACTTCTGCAGGGACTGTAAACCATAAGATTCTTGTTAAGTAAATAACTATCAAAAACCTATACCTATGAAACGTATTCATTATATAATTCTTGCTTCATTTCTTGTAATGATCCTGATACTTGTCGTTCCGCCCACAATGGCCCAGGAACCACCACATCCTCCCACAACTGGTCATGGAGTAACCGGGAATCAATCACCCGGTGGAACAGCTCCTGTTGGTGGCGGAATAAGTATTCTGCTTGCTCTGGGTGCAATGTATGCCGGGAAAAAGGTGTTCCGCAGCAATTCGGAAGAATAGTCTTCGGAAATAGCCTGAAGTCTAACAGGTATGGTTGTCAATCGGCAACTATACCTGTTTTTTTTATTCAATATCTTAACGAGAATTTTTTATACTGAATCGCATGTTAATACCGAAAAGGAGTCGGAAGGATTCTCAAAGCTAAGCCTCCTGGGGAAAGCGATATCAGCGGCAGCGGCAGTTATACTAAAGCATTCAGATTTTTACAATTTTCCTGTAAATTATACTTCCATTCACTGACATCTTTAACAGGTATACTCCGGGGCTCTGTTTCGAAATATCTAATTGTTCAGTGTGGAATCCGGCGGGTCGGTTTTCCTCAAAAGTGAGTACAGATGACCCTTCCTGGCTGAATAATTCAAGACTTACCTTACCGGATCTAACTTGTGAATACCCTATTGTTAGAGAAGAGGTTGCAGGGTTGGGATAGATCTCAATTTCAGTCTTATCCTCTGCTAAATCCTGTTCACCAATGGTATAACAAGTGCCGGGCATATGCTCATCAAGCCAGGAAAGCCTGTTGAGTACCCAGTTCTTTAGGGTGAGGATTTCTTCAGCATAGGTTGCAGGGTATGGCCATGGATTAGGCCAGACATAAACTCCCAGGATCGGCCATTTGATAAAATTCCTGAATTGAGCTTCGTTTAATTGAAGGGCAAGAGAATCAATATAGAAGGTGATATGCTGATTGCTAAGTGAAGAAGCTCTCATATCAAGCCAACGACATTTCAGATGACTTGCATAAAGCGGATCCTGGAGTAGTCGGCCCCACCAGAAGGGAACCTGCCAGTAATCATAAGCACAGGGGAATTGATATGCCCATCCTGTATGTAGATCTCCTTCACAATAATCTGCATTATGCCAGGCAATGTCATAGTCCCATACAGGTCCCATCCTTATTTTTCCACCTTTGCTTTCCTTTTCCTTATGGAAATAAGTGCTTAATCTGTACCCGTCAACATTCTTGCTTATTTCATTTACGATGAAATAATCGATAAAGGTAATTTCCTCAGCATATTTCCGATACCCAATTGCTGTATCAGTAAAATAGGGACCTTCCAGCACTGATTCAAAAGTAGTTACATAATCCTTTATATACTCCTTCTGTTCAGGTACAATATCTTCAGAATGGGGATATTCATATTGTATAAAGATCATTTGTCCGTCAGGATTCACAGGAGGAGGGAAAGGAGATACCCATCCATCACCTCCTGAACCAGTCGACTTATCAACTTTCAGAATATACCCTCCGGTTAACTCATCACCACTTACTTCTTCTGGAAGAAGTTTTGCAATATCAACCCGGTCATTATCTCTTTTAATTTTCTCGGAAAAGATATAGACTCCCAGGTATTCACCATTTATCACCACTTCTGCAAACTTATAACGTGTAGCATAATGACCCATGTTCATCCATGTCTGATATGCCATCACATTCCTGCAAAGGGTTTTATCCGTATAGTTTGCATTCAATATCCAATCGCTCTCTGCAGGCATTCCAAGTAAAGAGGTATCTATTGATTGCCCAAAAATATCCCAGGTCTCAAAGCCATAGCTCTTTTTAGGGAAACTCTGGCTGCTGGAACCCCGAACCTCAATGCCAATAATACCTTCAAATGCTGCGGTATCTGTAAGAAAATTACGCACTCCCGGGCCATTATCAATAATCGCCATATCAACAGGTATTTTGGGATCATCCTGGATGACCTGTCCGTGGGTGTTAATAACAACTATTGGAAGATTAGAAGAATGAAACTGGAAATAGGGCCCGGGAGTATATCCGAAGCTGATGCTCCAGCCAACCATATACCCGGTAAAATTGTTATTTGGAACCAGGTCTTTAACAGTTAATTGCCAAACACCATTCCCATTCTGCCCATTGTTTACTTCACCAATTAGTTCTTCCGGTTTATAGGTCCCATCAAAGGGTGCAGATCCATTTTTTATCGAAGTGGATGCAAAATCATTAAAATATGTAGTGTAATAATTGTCACCGGAACCTCCATTGCCATTTGTTAATAATATTTGCAGCCCGTCAGGCGAAACCAGCTTTACTTCAAGTTCAGCCACATAGGTGTGAGTAATCTTAATACAGATAGTCTCTACACCATAGATAGGTCCGAGGCTCGGTTGCTCAAGATTGGAAACGGTAACAGGGTAATAATTAGTTGTACCATCATTTGTAAGTATCCCCCCGGAACCGCTGTAAGTTTGTCCTGATGAATAAACAGTTGCTAAAAGTAAAACCAGTAGTTGAAGTAGTCTATTTGTCATAAATGCAAAACACTATTTAGGTCCTTTCCGGATGATACATTCCTTGTATTTTTTTTGATTCCAGGAGTTTATCAGGAGCCTAAAATCATTGTATTCACTTAAGCTGATCAGGTTTCTTTCCAAAGAAATGCTTTTATGTATCTCAATGGTTTTTCCTTCCTGGGATATGCTGAAGGAAAATTTTCCAAACGGCTTTTTTACCTGGACACTTTCCTCAGCAGTTATTAATTCAAAACCATCGGGTAAGGTAATAGTGAAATGATAGGATTCATTCGTTAAATATGGTATTTCGAGGGGTTCAACCCTTTTCGACACCAGCTCATTGGCATGCCAACCCTCAATTCCGGAAGAGAGGACTGGAAATTGGATAAAATAATGTTCGGAGATATTCTGGATCAGACTGTTTGATGAAATTTCATAATCAATAGTGGCATGATCCTGATCAAGCTTGTTGACAGTATATGAATTCACATCAGAGGATTCAACAATCCCAGATAAAAGTTTCTTCGTATAGGTTGAATCCTGGGACAGTTTGAAAAATGGGTTATATTTTCCTGAAAGTTGAAGATTGGCCTTTCCTGTCACATTCATTTTTTCATCAGTTGAAAGGGCACAATCTAACTCTGCCATTGCAACTGCAGGATTCTCATGCTTAAACTCAGTTGGTTTTGAAGCCGTGATATGAAATAGTTTTTTATTGAAAAGATTAAAACCCTGGTTATAAGTATCATTTTGAACCGGGGATAAATAAACAGGATCCATCAAGCCAGGGGTTGCCCTGACGAGAAAGCGTTCAGCCTGCAATAAATTAGAACTTTTATTGTCATAGAATAATGCAGGAATCACGGCTATTACTTCCGATGGAATTCCAACAGCATTTAACATTGAACAGAGCAGAACTGATTTTTCAATTTCTGATCCTCCATTACTCTCATAAACCTCCTGGGCTGATCTAACCCTGAAAGCGGCGGCAGATAAAGGAACAGGAAAGTAATTTATTTCATTGGCAACGATATCCTGGATGGCAAGGGCTAATAAAACAGGATCTTTCTTTTCTTCAGCAAGTTTCGAAAGCCTTGCTTTGAATACTTCGGATGTACCATGTTGAAAGGCGGATTGTGTTGCAAAAGACTGGATCTGTTTTAAAAGGTTCTTCGAAGTTGAAAACACAATCCTGGGCCTGTTCTGTTGTTCTTTTGGACGAAAATCTTCCCTCGGAGCTGCAGGTAAATTAGTGAGGTTCCACTTATAAGTAACCCTGTTGCCTTCTTTAACTATAACTGGTTTAACTTCAGTATTATACTGATCCACATTTAAGTTTACTCCCTTTGGTACATGTATAATAAGAGTAAATTTTTCAACAGATGAATTCATCATTAAAGCTTCATTCCCGCTC carries:
- a CDS encoding DUF3857 domain-containing protein; this translates as MNIFFKSILLISIGLFIQMNVSSQEVQPDAVYKNLVKEYTLKPDGSWEYHYSHTLRLLTYYSFHTLHGEDFIIYNPKFQQLKVNTSTTTMLDGTIVKGPENALNELLPSFAVNAPAFNHIREMAVTHTGLEKGAVIDFDYTLLNSKDYSPGMSGNEALMMNSSVEKFTLIIHVPKGVNLNVDQYNTEVKPVIVKEGNRVTYKWNLTNLPAAPREDFRPKEQQNRPRIVFSTSKNLLKQIQSFATQSAFQHGTSEVFKARLSKLAEEKKDPVLLALAIQDIVANEINYFPVPLSAAAFRVRSAQEVYESNGGSEIEKSVLLCSMLNAVGIPSEVIAVIPALFYDNKSSNLLQAERFLVRATPGLMDPVYLSPVQNDTYNQGFNLFNKKLFHITASKPTEFKHENPAVAMAELDCALSTDEKMNVTGKANLQLSGKYNPFFKLSQDSTYTKKLLSGIVESSDVNSYTVNKLDQDHATIDYEISSNSLIQNISEHYFIQFPVLSSGIEGWHANELVSKRVEPLEIPYLTNESYHFTITLPDGFELITAEESVQVKKPFGKFSFSISQEGKTIEIHKSISLERNLISLSEYNDFRLLINSWNQKKYKECIIRKGPK
- a CDS encoding CotH kinase family protein; the protein is MTNRLLQLLVLLLATVYSSGQTYSGSGGILTNDGTTNYYPVTVSNLEQPSLGPIYGVETICIKITHTYVAELEVKLVSPDGLQILLTNGNGGSGDNYYTTYFNDFASTSIKNGSAPFDGTYKPEELIGEVNNGQNGNGVWQLTVKDLVPNNNFTGYMVGWSISFGYTPGPYFQFHSSNLPIVVINTHGQVIQDDPKIPVDMAIIDNGPGVRNFLTDTAAFEGIIGIEVRGSSSQSFPKKSYGFETWDIFGQSIDTSLLGMPAESDWILNANYTDKTLCRNVMAYQTWMNMGHYATRYKFAEVVINGEYLGVYIFSEKIKRDNDRVDIAKLLPEEVSGDELTGGYILKVDKSTGSGGDGWVSPFPPPVNPDGQMIFIQYEYPHSEDIVPEQKEYIKDYVTTFESVLEGPYFTDTAIGYRKYAEEITFIDYFIVNEISKNVDGYRLSTYFHKEKESKGGKIRMGPVWDYDIAWHNADYCEGDLHTGWAYQFPCAYDYWQVPFWWGRLLQDPLYASHLKCRWLDMRASSLSNQHITFYIDSLALQLNEAQFRNFIKWPILGVYVWPNPWPYPATYAEEILTLKNWVLNRLSWLDEHMPGTCYTIGEQDLAEDKTEIEIYPNPATSSLTIGYSQVRSGKVSLELFSQEGSSVLTFEENRPAGFHTEQLDISKQSPGVYLLKMSVNGSIIYRKIVKI
- a CDS encoding T9SS type A sorting domain-containing protein, which translates into the protein MKKLLLLSAAILMICRFSFGQTYFSESFEGTWSGTLPAPSGWVQTHPTGSDIETWEKSVWTTVWTPAGNGTRPTGTPYGTAVAHFNDYNSSTGNVFRLETGDIDLSSSIDPRISFNYFYSSGSAVLRVWASSNGGSTWTNVSGSIAAPGAAWTKMAYNMAVYNVSNARIALEVTSAYGSHDLWVDNVIIDETPLPLSGIYTIDPAGSGSTNFTTFSAAINALNEGGISGAVTFNVAAGAVFNEKPSAITATGTSTNTITFQKNGVGTNPKLAPTGLLSSSPYDFGFCISGGDYITFDGIDVDASAATSITNAIEYGYLIRNASATNGAQYNTIKNCSITLNKNYIATTGGPGSCILSTVNSTGGGVVPTNVSGANSYNKYYNLNLQNAQNGVYLMGNTSYPDLACEIGVAGTGCQALRNNITNMGGIYTFNSAYGIYTSGLSGVKIFNNDITNIRSNQSTTAGILCSTYLGTSEIYNNKVSDISNSGSTTSTSRAAGIEVQNSSGTPTIRVYNNFVSDIKSPFTGTATANVYAYGIYANNTSTATVAEIDNNSVHLFTTGTPTYSLACFAISNASTAVHKVRGNVFVNAVGAQGATARHTCWYSTSATAIGGSGSVSNYNDMFIKNDAGTSGFVGRGNTTYYNTVANWTTATTQDVNTVSIDPAYTGNTNLHASAAGINAVAGFTPQAWVTTDIDCQDRSTMSPADMGADAFNLNTLDMSAFALASPLSTGCYTSSESVSITIKNNGTETVDFTVNPVTVTTNVTGAATQSLSAVVNTGSLAAGLTQDVVMTTTLDMTNAGTYTFNAYTTVSGDGNTGNDAMSPATRTVIAPVALPHIQDFDASTNPPAGWNTTGWTIGTTHANPATGNGLYKNLWSSAPSGQIILPKLGPVSSTDVFAFDYRLIAYTSYPATALPNSPAWGSIVVEISTNCGASYSTLATIDATNHVSTVNWANMSYPLSAYAGQNILLRFNAAWLAGDYYLDIDNIKVLTPPTIDMGATTLLNPSGTGCYGSSETVSVTIKNYSGSLIDFSVNQVDITCNVTGAATQSLSASLTTGTLAAGSTMNVDMSTTLNMSSAGTYTFNASTTVVGDGTPGNNAMAPATRTVTAALVAPYIQVFDGSTSAPAGWTTTGWSIGATHANPSSGYGLYKNLYSTYPTGQFSMPKIEGLSSNSALIFDYRIIDYTSYPTTATANSPSWGSINIEVSTDCGTTFATFATIDPTNHISTISWATTLYPLSAYAGQSIIIRFNATWASGDYYVDFDNFKIDELPSCIAPNSLTVSNITSVGADLGWSSPDSFFDIFIEASGAPAPGAETTPTIDNIEGTSYTWSDGVPSTTYQFYVRTDCGKDNTDVSTWAGPYTFATLCEVFEVPFTQNFDGVTIPAIPTCWTVQTGTVAWRTTDERGTSQPAAHSPYNCMSTFYNGTYAKNDWFFTPGIIMTAGETYKLSFWYLTDGGTYGPEKMEVKYGNVPNAAGMTAGVIWNNTNMINATYQQAVAYFTPSTTDVYYLGWHAYSAADIDFIAVDDIAITMTPSSTTWTGTLSSNWDVDNNWNNGIPGPNTDVIIPGGLTNYPTLTAAGWCRNFTIQSNASGTGSILGNNFLTISGTTTIERYLTKYEAVPDFMFHFLSSPVSGQAIVPEFKTLSSTNTDFYKWGESSNLWINTLSAPGTWNTSFENNFVVGNGYMVAYPVDLTKHFTGVMNNGDVSPALSHTPAASAGWNLIGNPYPSAIDWDFVSASQYTSLDNAVYVWDNANQNYLTWVGNAGSLVEGIIPSMQGFFVKANAASPALTLQNADRVHGGSAFYKNSGIVENLLHLRIDGNAHHDDAFIRFNDAATVGFDSEWDAYKLSSGVSVPKFYSNSNDTKYSVNTMPNSNLNSPVSLNLEVGADAEYTVRMIENTLSADIYVTLEDIKTGTMQRLNNNPSYTFTAGTNDDAGRFRLHFKDATSVEEPGVLNGVTVYASDGIINVLNENPLSGKVLVTDMAGRTITTANMVAGSPTRIDFRNHTGVYIVSVITSAGTVNHKILVK